The Alkalihalobacillus sp. LMS6 genomic interval CGCTGATCCGCTGCATGCTGTTAATTTAGAAACCCGTTTAGGTATCATTCACCTCGCGCACCCAAATGCATTTTTAATTGCCGTTGATGCGTGCTTAGGAAGACAAGTTAACGTCGGCTCTATCACTCTCTCAAATCGAACGTTGAAGCCGGGCGCTGCAATGGGAAAGACTTTGCCTGAAGTTGGAGATTGCTCTCTGACAGGTGTTGTGAACGTGGCTGGTCTAATGGATTTTCATACGTTACAAAGCACAAGGCTACATGAAGTTATGTGTATGGCCGAAAAAATGAGTACGCTTTTTACATTTGCTGATCGACATCTTCAACAGGAACAAGTCCCTTTAAAAAAACACACCTCTCTTTTTAAAAAGAAAGGCATGTCATTTTGAATTTACATGGCCTCTGAAATATCTTGAATGGCTTGTAAGAGCAAATCAACCTCATCTTTGGTCGTGTAAGGTCCAAAACTTACACGTACAAGCCCCTCATCAATTGAGCCATACCATTCATGTAGCTTAGGGGCACAGTGAAGGCCAGCGCGAACTGCAATTTGATAGTGTTGGTCTAAAATAATTGCGATTTCCTGACTGCTCATACTTGGTAAGCCGAAGGAGACAACAGCTAAACGTCCTTCTGTTGAATCGGTACCCACTAGTGTCACATTCGTGTTCTTTAATCCAGTAAGCAATTGGTCTAATCGGTCCATTTCATGTTTGTAGATTGCTTCGGTACCGCCTAAATGCTCGATTTCATCTAAGCCGGCGCCAAGTCCAGCAAGTGCAGGCGTATTTAATGTTCCTGCCTCATATCGTTCCGGCCATGTGTGTGGTTGGTCTTTGCTTTCAGATGTATGACCTGTCCCACCGTACGTTAACGGCTTTAGCTGATAATCTTTTTTTGACACAAGCATCCCTGTCCCTTGTGGACCAAGTAAGCCTTTATGACCTGGGCAAGCTAGTAAATCAATTCCGTCTCTATCCATATCAATATCTATGACTCCAGCCGTTTGTGATGCATCTACACACAGTATAGCACCTACTGCATGTGCTTTTTGTGCAATCGTCGACAGGGGGACAATATCTCCAGTCACGTTTGAAGCATGATTAATGACAACAAATCTCGTTCGCTCAGTAATTGACTCAACGATGGCATCAGCCGTCTCTTCCCCTGTTTTCCCTCCTGCAAAATTCAACTCAATTCCCTTACTTTCGAGTGTGTAAAGAGGCCTCAGAACAGAATTATGTTCAAAATAAGAAGTAACTACTTCATCACCTTCATCAAATGGAAACCCTAAGATCGCTTGATTAAGCGCATACGTAGCATTAGCATAAAACCAAACATGTTCTGCTGCCGGAGCATGAAAAAAAGATGCTACTTTTTCCCTCGTCTCTTGAACAATTTCAGCAGCTTGCCTAGATAGTAAATGCCCACTTCTTCCTGGGTTTGCCCCGTAGTGCTCCATTGTGTTTGCCACTGCCTCAATAACTGATTTAGGTTTCGGAAACGATGTTGCTGCTTGATCAAAATAATACATTCCTTGCTCCTTTCAAAAAAGAAGCTGCCTAATACAGGCTAGCTTCTTATTCTCTCGTTTGAATGAGAATCTCTAATATTCTTTCTAGATCGTCTTCTGAAAAATAGTCAATCTCAATTTTTCCTTTTTTCTTACCAGGTTTAATCATAACCGATGTACCTAGTGAATCTCGTAACCGCTCCTGATGATCTTTAAGAAACGGCGACAAT includes:
- the yyaC gene encoding spore protease YyaC, giving the protein MSTNLWPFKKRVFSQRMHIDEQDFTEELGNALLSQCQRSSSKELVVACIGTDRSTGDALGPILGSMLIEQNLHHFTVYGTLADPLHAVNLETRLGIIHLAHPNAFLIAVDACLGRQVNVGSITLSNRTLKPGAAMGKTLPEVGDCSLTGVVNVAGLMDFHTLQSTRLHEVMCMAEKMSTLFTFADRHLQQEQVPLKKHTSLFKKKGMSF
- a CDS encoding aminotransferase class V-fold PLP-dependent enzyme, translated to MYYFDQAATSFPKPKSVIEAVANTMEHYGANPGRSGHLLSRQAAEIVQETREKVASFFHAPAAEHVWFYANATYALNQAILGFPFDEGDEVVTSYFEHNSVLRPLYTLESKGIELNFAGGKTGEETADAIVESITERTRFVVINHASNVTGDIVPLSTIAQKAHAVGAILCVDASQTAGVIDIDMDRDGIDLLACPGHKGLLGPQGTGMLVSKKDYQLKPLTYGGTGHTSESKDQPHTWPERYEAGTLNTPALAGLGAGLDEIEHLGGTEAIYKHEMDRLDQLLTGLKNTNVTLVGTDSTEGRLAVVSFGLPSMSSQEIAIILDQHYQIAVRAGLHCAPKLHEWYGSIDEGLVRVSFGPYTTKDEVDLLLQAIQDISEAM